In the genome of Sphingopyxis sp. YF1, the window CGGCCGCTTCGCATCGGCCGCCACCGCGCTGACCGAGGCGATGGAGCTGGGCAACACCGACGGCAACACGGTGCTCGCGCTGATCCTCGCGCATCTCGGCCAGGGCCGGACGAGCGACGCGCTCGCGCTCATCAACGCGCACCGCGACACCCTCCCCGCCTCGGACATGGGGCTCGCCTATGCGCTCGCCGGGGACAATAATTCGGCGATCTATGTGCTCACCGAAGCCGCCCGCGCCGAGGGCGCCAGCGCACGGACGCGCCAGAATCTCGCGCTCGCCTATGCGCTCGACGGTCGCTGGGCACAGGCGCGCGTCCTTGCGGCACAGGATCTGTCGCTGGCCAAGGTCGAAGCGCGCATGGCCGAATGGTCGACGCTCGCGCAGGAAGAAAGCCAGTCGCTGCGCGTCGCCAGCCTGATCGGTGCCAGGCCGAAGGCCGACGCCGGCATGCCGGTGCGCCTCGCGCTCGCCAATTTCGCCGATGTGCAGATGGCGGCCGCCCCCGAACCGGTCCAGCTCGCCAGCGCCGATCCGGCGCCGGTAGACAGCTTCGCGCCGCCACCGCCGGTCGCCGACACCTCGCCGATCCGGACGGTCGCGCTGCCGATGCCGCAGCGCGATGCCAATGGTGTCGTGCCGGTCACCGAACTGCCCTCGCCCGCCGCTGCACCGGTGATCCTCGCCGATGCCAAACCCTATCGCGCCGCGCCGTCGGCCAAGCGCCCCTTCCACGAGGAAGCGCGCGATCTTGCCGTCAAGTTCGTGCCGCAACTCGCCGCGTTCGATGCGAAAAGACCTTCGGGATGGGCGGTCCAGCTCGGCGCCTACGACACGCTGGGCATCGCCAAGGAAAAGTGGAACACGCTCAAAAAGCGCAACGGTCAGCTGGCCGCCCTGCCCGCGTCGAGCCACGCCGCCAAGGTCAACGGCCGCACCTTCTATCGCCTGACGGTCAACGGCATCCGCACGCAGGCCGACGCGACACGCCTGTGCGGCGACCTGCGCGCGGTCGGCCAGTCGTGCTTCATCCGCAAGATGGACGGTGCCGAGAGCATCCAGTGGGCCGCGGCCCCCGGGGCGGTCCGGCTGGCATCGCGATAATATCGATCCGACTGCGGAACGAACGGGGCGCGGCCGGAAGGCGGCGCCCCTTTTGCTTTGCGCGCGCGGCACGGGCCCGGTTCCCGGGCGCCCTCCACGACGGAACCCACGGCGCAAACGCCGCTGCCTTCTCTCGACCGGTTGCGGGCATCGGAAATCCTCCCTGTCGCGCAGCGATGGGGAGGGGGACTGGTGGAGGGGCCGAAAGGCCCTGCGACGCCTGACGGCGTCGGCCCCTCCGTCAGCTGCTGACGCCGCTGCCACCTCCCCATCGCTACGCGACAGGGAGGATTCAAGGGAACGTCCGCTCCCCACCCCAAGACGGACATCGCCTGCAAATAGGCCTTTCCCAAATTATCCGGCTGTGCCCGCCTTCGTCCGGCGCTTTCATCTGGCGGATAAAGGCGGTCGCTGTCCGGCTAGCCGATGCGACCGCGGCGCACCCGGCCGGGCGCATCCGGCACGGCACGAGGCCCAAATCGGGGAAGCGCGCAGGGCTGAACTTTACTGAACTTTGAAAATGCCGCGCAGCCCTTGCGCCGACCCGGCCAACGCGGGACGACGAAACAAGGTCATGGCGGCTCCCCACCCCAACGCTGCCGTCAATCCTCGCCCCCGCGCACGCCTCACCCCAGCAGGCTCTTCGACGCCTGCTCGGTGGAGTCGCGCGACAGTCCCGGTTGGGCGAGGATGCGCTCGAGTTCGGCCTTCATCTTCGCGCCGCGCGCCTCGTCGAAACGCTTCCAGCGCCCCAGCGGCGGGATCATCCGCGCCGCGGTCTGCGGGTTTCTCGGATCGAGCGCGATGACGAGGTCGGCGATCAGCCGGTACCCCGCGCCATCGGCCTGGTGGAACGCCGCCTGATTGCCCGTCAGCGCGCCATAGAGCGATCGCACCCGGTTGGGGTTGGTCAGGGTGAAGTCGGGATGCTCACCCAGCGTCCGCACCGCGCCCACCGTGTCGGGGCGCAGCGACCAGGCCTGCACCTGGAACCATTTGTCGAGCACGAGCGGGTTGTCGCGATAGCGCTGGTAGAAGATGTCGAGCGCGGCCACCCGCTCGTCGCTGTCTCCATGCGCCAGTGTCGCGAGCGCGGCCTGCCGCTCGGTCATGCCGTCGGCGTCCGAGAAGATGCCGAACGCCAGCGCGGGCACGTCGGCGAACCCCGTCGCCGCCAGATAGGCGAGCGCGACACCGCGCAGACGGCGGCCGCCCTTGGCCTTGGGGCTCAGGTCGGTCGCGAGCGGGGCGGCGCCCGACAGCACCGCCCGCCATTCGTTTTCGAGCGCACGGCCGAGCGCCGTCTGCAACGCCAGCCGTTCGCGCCGGATCGCGTCAGGATCGACGATCACCATCTGGTCGCCGATAAAGGCTTCGCTCGGCAACAGCACCGCCTCGGCGACAAAGGCCGGATCGCCGGCGCGCCCGGTGAGCGTGCCCGCGACGGCATCGATGACCGCCGCATGATCGGCCTTTTCGCCCGACACCCCTGCAACCAGCGTGTCGAGCATCAGCTGCTGCAGCGCCTCGTAACGCGCGAACGGATCGTCGTCGTGCGCCGCAAGCCACGCGAGTTCGCCGGGAGCCCGGACATAATCGACGATCACCGGCGCCGAGAAACCGCGATTGACCGAAAGCGCCGGTCGCGCCGCGAAGCGCCCGAGCGCCACGCGCTGGCTCGCCCCGGTGAGCGTCACCAGCGTGTCGGCCATCGCCGCGCCGCTGCCGTCCATCGCAAAGGCGGCGA includes:
- a CDS encoding SPOR domain-containing protein produces the protein MNRNLLMKLAVSGFVLGITTTGCSSSKMANAPSNALGKPETAGKSADKARTALESGKAGKAVGLAEAAVSASPRDGGYRALLGQAYLNDGRFASAATALTEAMELGNTDGNTVLALILAHLGQGRTSDALALINAHRDTLPASDMGLAYALAGDNNSAIYVLTEAARAEGASARTRQNLALAYALDGRWAQARVLAAQDLSLAKVEARMAEWSTLAQEESQSLRVASLIGARPKADAGMPVRLALANFADVQMAAAPEPVQLASADPAPVDSFAPPPPVADTSPIRTVALPMPQRDANGVVPVTELPSPAAAPVILADAKPYRAAPSAKRPFHEEARDLAVKFVPQLAAFDAKRPSGWAVQLGAYDTLGIAKEKWNTLKKRNGQLAALPASSHAAKVNGRTFYRLTVNGIRTQADATRLCGDLRAVGQSCFIRKMDGAESIQWAAAPGAVRLASR